One region of Intestinimonas massiliensis (ex Afouda et al. 2020) genomic DNA includes:
- a CDS encoding HK97 gp10 family phage protein — MARWGKCDFKELKNLEKRLGQLDKADLDSFCRQMANDLAGRLLNKVVKRTPVVYGTLRDAWAVMPVGHRGTHYTVVVLNNLQYASYVEYGHRQEPGRFIPGYWENDRFVYDPDAEGGMVLKKNWVKGRYMLTISTQELEQQAPKLIEQKLYQFLRPIFENG; from the coding sequence ATGGCGCGTTGGGGAAAATGCGACTTCAAAGAACTGAAGAATTTGGAAAAGCGCCTTGGGCAGTTGGATAAAGCTGATTTGGATAGCTTTTGCCGCCAAATGGCTAATGACCTTGCGGGGCGGTTGCTGAACAAGGTTGTGAAGCGGACACCTGTTGTATATGGCACCTTGCGGGATGCGTGGGCTGTGATGCCCGTGGGCCACCGGGGAACCCATTACACGGTGGTTGTGCTGAATAACCTTCAGTATGCTTCCTATGTGGAGTACGGCCACCGGCAAGAGCCGGGGCGCTTCATCCCCGGATATTGGGAGAATGACCGCTTTGTTTATGATCCCGATGCTGAAGGCGGGATGGTGCTGAAGAAGAATTGGGTGAAGGGCCGTTATATGCTGACGATTTCCACACAAGAATTGGAACAGCAAGCGCCCAAACTGATTGAACAGAAGTTGTACCAATTTTTGCGGCCTATCTTTGAAAATGGCTGA
- a CDS encoding flavodoxin family protein, whose amino-acid sequence MPALGWGVLIAGLLAGLTVLLLYRVLNQRDQVHKPHETIYGVGFKRALLIYQPSNRGGNRLAAQTLAEALAQAGYTVTVNHPSRRLEYDPMGYDLLIFGGAAYLGGLARPLIEYASRLKYTGRRVLLYVTGDMERTPELAAFRLCVPAGNRVRSIKIRPWEGKKLAEFATLKGAW is encoded by the coding sequence ATGCCGGCGCTGGGATGGGGAGTGCTGATTGCCGGGCTGCTGGCGGGCCTGACGGTCCTTCTGCTCTACCGGGTCCTGAATCAGCGGGACCAGGTCCATAAGCCCCACGAGACCATCTACGGCGTGGGCTTTAAAAGGGCCCTGCTGATCTACCAGCCCTCCAACCGGGGCGGCAACCGCCTGGCGGCCCAGACACTGGCCGAGGCGCTGGCTCAGGCCGGTTACACCGTCACGGTAAACCACCCCTCCCGGCGGCTGGAGTACGACCCCATGGGCTACGACCTGCTGATCTTCGGCGGGGCGGCCTATCTGGGAGGGCTGGCCCGCCCTCTTATTGAGTATGCCTCCCGGCTGAAGTACACCGGCCGGCGGGTGCTGCTATACGTGACCGGGGACATGGAACGCACCCCCGAGCTGGCCGCCTTTCGGCTGTGCGTGCCCGCGGGCAACCGGGTGCGCTCCATCAAGATCCGGCCCTGGGAGGGGAAAAAGCTGGCGGAATTCGCCACCCTGAAGGGCGCGTGGTGA
- a CDS encoding Tex family protein, whose amino-acid sequence MDAIILSLARELGREAVHVENVVKLIDEGNTIPFIARYRKELHGTMDDTTLRTLADRLNYLRNLDKRREEVKAAIEGQGKLTEELSAAIDAAATLAEVEDLYRPYRQKRRTRATAAREKGLEPLAQLLFAQERDCPDPEKAAQAYIDPEKGVESAEQALQGAGDIIAEWISDDAGIRKALRELWWRKADLVSSAAGKEPEDSVYRLYYQFRTPVCRAMGHQVLAINRGEREELLKAAVDMDRETALIAVRRAVLVPGAPSMAFVRSAAEDAYDRLIAPSVEREIRNTLTEHANEGAIRNFGLNLKPLLMQPPVKGKVTMGLDPGYRNGCKVAVVDGTGKVLDTAVVYPTFSERKKQEAIDVLARMARKHGVEHIAIGNGTASRETEQMTVELIRSLGGGVSYMIVNEAGASVYSASKLAAEEFPDYDVNLRSAVSIARRLQDPLAELVKIDPKAIGVGQYQHDMPQARLDVTLNGVVEDCVNAVGVDLNTASVPLLTRVSGLNAATAKNIVKYREENGAFTTRRQVLKVPKLGPKAFEQAAGFLRVPESKNVLDNTAVHPESYAAAEVLLELCGCDRKGVKAGAIGDLRERVAAYGEERAAAACGVGVPTLRDLVTELLKPGRDPRDELPKPILRTDVMEIRDLKPGMELTGTVRNVIDFGVFVDVGVHQDGLVHISQLCQRRVRHPSEVCAVGDVVTVWVLEVEEKKKRISLTMRKPKEG is encoded by the coding sequence ATGGACGCCATCATACTGAGCCTGGCCCGGGAGCTGGGCCGCGAAGCCGTCCACGTGGAAAACGTGGTCAAGCTCATCGACGAGGGAAACACCATCCCCTTTATCGCCCGGTACCGCAAGGAGCTCCACGGTACCATGGACGACACCACCCTGCGCACGTTGGCCGACCGGCTGAACTACCTGCGCAATCTGGACAAGCGCCGGGAAGAGGTCAAGGCCGCCATCGAGGGACAGGGCAAGCTGACGGAGGAGCTCTCCGCCGCCATTGACGCCGCCGCCACCCTGGCGGAGGTGGAGGACCTGTACCGCCCCTACCGGCAGAAGCGGCGCACCCGGGCCACCGCCGCACGGGAAAAGGGGCTGGAGCCCCTGGCCCAGCTCCTCTTCGCCCAGGAGCGGGACTGCCCCGACCCGGAGAAGGCCGCCCAGGCTTACATCGACCCGGAAAAGGGGGTGGAGAGCGCCGAGCAGGCCCTGCAGGGGGCGGGCGACATCATCGCCGAGTGGATCTCCGACGACGCGGGCATCCGCAAGGCCCTGCGGGAGCTGTGGTGGCGGAAGGCGGACCTGGTCTCCTCCGCTGCCGGCAAGGAGCCGGAGGATTCGGTGTACCGGCTTTACTACCAGTTCCGTACCCCGGTGTGCCGGGCCATGGGCCACCAGGTGCTGGCCATCAACCGGGGGGAACGGGAGGAGCTCCTGAAGGCTGCGGTGGACATGGACCGGGAGACCGCCCTCATCGCCGTCCGCCGGGCGGTGCTGGTCCCCGGCGCCCCCTCCATGGCCTTTGTCCGCTCCGCCGCCGAGGACGCCTACGACCGGCTCATCGCCCCCAGCGTGGAGCGGGAGATCCGCAACACCCTCACCGAACACGCAAACGAGGGGGCCATCCGCAACTTCGGCCTAAACCTGAAGCCCCTGCTCATGCAGCCGCCGGTAAAGGGCAAGGTCACCATGGGCCTGGACCCCGGCTACCGCAACGGCTGCAAGGTGGCGGTGGTGGACGGCACCGGCAAGGTGCTGGATACGGCGGTGGTCTACCCCACCTTCAGCGAACGGAAAAAGCAGGAGGCCATCGACGTGCTGGCCCGGATGGCCCGGAAGCACGGCGTGGAGCACATCGCCATCGGCAACGGCACCGCCAGCCGGGAGACGGAGCAGATGACGGTGGAGCTCATCCGTAGTCTGGGGGGCGGGGTGTCCTACATGATCGTCAACGAGGCGGGGGCCAGCGTGTATTCCGCCTCCAAGCTGGCCGCCGAGGAGTTCCCCGACTACGACGTGAATCTGCGCTCCGCCGTGTCCATCGCGCGCAGGCTCCAGGACCCCCTGGCCGAACTGGTGAAGATCGACCCCAAGGCCATCGGCGTGGGCCAGTACCAGCACGACATGCCCCAGGCCCGGCTGGACGTGACCCTCAACGGCGTGGTGGAGGACTGCGTCAACGCCGTGGGCGTGGATCTGAACACCGCCTCCGTCCCTCTGCTGACCCGGGTGTCGGGGCTCAACGCCGCCACCGCCAAAAACATCGTCAAATACCGGGAGGAGAACGGGGCCTTTACTACCCGCAGACAGGTTTTGAAGGTGCCCAAGCTGGGGCCCAAGGCCTTTGAGCAGGCGGCGGGCTTTCTGCGGGTGCCGGAGAGCAAAAACGTGCTGGACAACACCGCCGTCCACCCGGAGAGCTACGCCGCGGCGGAGGTGCTGCTGGAGCTGTGCGGCTGCGACCGGAAGGGGGTGAAGGCCGGGGCCATCGGGGATCTGCGGGAGCGGGTGGCCGCCTACGGCGAGGAGCGGGCCGCCGCGGCCTGCGGCGTGGGGGTGCCCACCCTGCGGGATCTGGTGACGGAGCTGCTGAAGCCCGGCCGGGACCCCCGGGACGAGCTGCCCAAGCCCATCCTCCGCACCGACGTGATGGAGATCAGAGACCTGAAGCCGGGCATGGAGCTTACCGGCACCGTGCGCAACGTCATCGACTTCGGGGTCTTTGTGGACGTCGGGGTCCATCAGGACGGCCTGGTCCACATCAGCCAGCTCTGCCAGCGGAGGGTCCGCCACCCCAGCGAGGTCTGCGCCGTGGGGGATGTGGTCACGGTGTGGGTGCTGGAGGTGGAGGAGAAGAAAAAGCGGATCTCACTGACGATGCGGAAGCCCAAGGAGGGATAG